A genomic window from Nicotiana sylvestris chromosome 11, ASM39365v2, whole genome shotgun sequence includes:
- the LOC104214251 gene encoding calmodulin-2-like, with protein sequence MADQLTDDQISEFKEAFSLFDKDGDGCITTKELGTVMRSLGQNPIEVELQDMINEVDADGNGTIDFSEFLNLMARKMKDTDSEEELKEAFRVFDKDQNGFISAAELRHIMTNLGEKLTDEEVDEMICEADVDGDGQINYEEFVKVMMAR encoded by the coding sequence atggcaGATCAGCTCACAGATGATCAGATCTCTGAATTCAAAGAAGCTTTCAGCCTTTTCGATAAGGATGGAGATGGTTGCATCACCACTAAGGAGCTTGGGACAGTGATGCGGTCGTTGGGACAAAATCCAATTGAGGTTGAGCTTCAAGACATGATCAATGAAGTAGATGCTGATGGAAATGGAACCATTGATTTCTCGGAGTTCCTTAACCTGATGGCTCGCAAGATGAAAGACACTGATTCTGAGGAGGAGCTCAAGGAAGCTTTCAGAGTGTTCGACAAGGATCAGAACGGATTTATTTCTGCAGCTGAGCTGCGCCATATCATGACAAACCTAGGCGAGAAGCTTACTGATGAAGAAGTTGATGAGATGATTTGTGAAGCTGATGTGGATGGTGATGGCCAGATCAACTATGAGGAGTTTGTCAAAGTCATGATGGCCAGGTGA